The Oceanococcus sp. HetDA_MAG_MS8 genome contains the following window.
AGCTACCCTGCTGCGCCGCAAAGCCACTTTGGCTGAGCGCGCTAACGTCTAAGGGCAAGGCATGGAGTGCAAAGCCGCGTTGACTACGCTGAGCCCAGCACACGGCTTGTTCATCCTGAGCTGACTGCCAATCGGTCGCTTGGTTTTGCAGCTCCAACACCCTGAGCAATAACTGTTGCCTGGCCGGGGTATCGGCACCTTCTTCGCATTTTGCTCCCAATTCACTCAAACGAGTTTGCAAGGCCTCCAAGCGTTCGCTAAAGCGACGGTCGGCGAGCAACTCATCGCGACCAACCCGCTCACTGCGGCTGGGAATGCTGCGTTGCAGTTGTTCTAGATCCTGTAAAACGGCATCTGCGGCGCTTGCTAACTCCGGCCACGCTGGATCCAGCTTTTGCCAGTCGGTGTACCAATCACGCAGACGATAAGAGCTGAGCGCAAAACCAAAGAACAGCCCAAGCACTTCGGGCCATTTATGCGCCTCATCGACGATCACATTGTCCGCCCGCGCCAACAAATCGCCAAAGCCTTGGTCCTTCAGGGCCAAGTCTGCGGCCAAGAGATGGTGATTCACCACCACCACCTGAGCCCGAGCCGCCCTTTGGCGCGCTTTGTTCACACAGCATTTATCGATAAATGGGCATTCCAGGCCCAGACAGTTGTCGGCCGTGGAGGTGACCTGCGACTTCAATGGCCAGTCGGCTGGCAGCCCATCGTATTGATCCAAATCCCCGCTGTGATGCGAGCCTACCCACAGCCTTAACCCGGCCAATTCTTCAGCCTGAGTCTGATTCTTAGCCTGAGCCAAATCTGCGCGCTGGTGGCAGTAGTAGTTAGAGCGACCTTTGAGCAGAGCGACATCCAGGCTCTGACTCAGGGCGCTGCGCAAGCGGGGAATATCCCCGAAAAACAGCTGATCTTGGAGGCTGCGGGTGTGGGTGGCAATGATGGTGCGCTGCCCGCTACGCAGCACCGGTACCAGGTAGGCGAAGGTTTTCCCCACGCCGGTCCCAGCCTCCGCCACCAGGTGTTCGCGTGCTTGCAAAGCCTGCTCTAGGTCTTCGGCCATCGCGAGCTGCCCGGCGCGCTCTCTATAGCTCTGCAGCGCATTGGCCAGCGGTCCATCACCGGCGAAAACCTCAGCAAGATCGTGCATTAACTACGACTGCGCGCCTGTTCCCGCGCCTGACTCGCGCCTCGCTGGTCACCGCGCAACTCGCGAGCCTGCGCAATGAGTTCCCAGCACGCTGCGTATATGGGGTCTTCTGGCCAGGCGTACTCCAAGGCCCTTTGGCTGAGGTTCTCGGCATCGTTGAGCCGATTTTGCTCCAGCCGCACTCGGGCCAATTCCCACCACAGAACGGGATCTTGAGCGTCGATACCAATGGCGCGCTCCAAGGTGGCAGCAGCGTCCACATAAGCGCCCATCACGCGCTGCTCCCGTGCCTGTACCAATAAGCTCTGACCGACCTGACTTCGCGCCGCCAATTCACGCGGCTGCAAGGCGCGTTGGGTGTCGGCCGAAGCGCTTTGGCGCTGAGACTCTTGTACCGGAGCTTGGCTAGATCCGTAACCCGGCTTTGTCTCTGAATAGGGCGTATCCGGCCATGGCCATGATGATGACGATCCAGAGTCGGTTGTCGCACAGGCCGGCAACGCAGCGACACTGACAACCAAGAGGAGCTGGCAAATTCGCTGTAGAGCCATGGATTTAATCAAAGAAACGGCGGAACCAGCGTGACCGCTGGGAACGCGCGCAAGGTGCGGCTTCATCCGGGACACTGCCCTCAACAAAGGGAATAGCAAGCAGTGTACGGCAGCCCTGCTCGGCTGGCAGATAACTGTCCTGATCCACAGTATGCATAGCGACTCC
Protein-coding sequences here:
- a CDS encoding ATP-dependent DNA helicase is translated as MHDLAEVFAGDGPLANALQSYRERAGQLAMAEDLEQALQAREHLVAEAGTGVGKTFAYLVPVLRSGQRTIIATHTRSLQDQLFFGDIPRLRSALSQSLDVALLKGRSNYYCHQRADLAQAKNQTQAEELAGLRLWVGSHHSGDLDQYDGLPADWPLKSQVTSTADNCLGLECPFIDKCCVNKARQRAARAQVVVVNHHLLAADLALKDQGFGDLLARADNVIVDEAHKWPEVLGLFFGFALSSYRLRDWYTDWQKLDPAWPELASAADAVLQDLEQLQRSIPSRSERVGRDELLADRRFSERLEALQTRLSELGAKCEEGADTPARQQLLLRVLELQNQATDWQSAQDEQAVCWAQRSQRGFALHALPLDVSALSQSGFAAQQGSWIFVSATLSVNGDFQYIRDRLGLEQTTPCLRYPSPFDYPVQGRLYVPRALGQTGHGPEHTKAVLKQAWPLLQEADGGAFILCTSLRAVQEAAELLRQHGPWRVLEQGSEANGLLLERFKRDGHAVLVGAASFWEGVDVPGHSLRLVVIDRLPFQSPADPVHAAQRRRAERLGQSAFARVDLPPTAVALQQAVGRLLRRETDFGVVMIGDTRLVTKGYGRQLRASLPPLPLEQDLEPVRRFLREQMAMGDNTAA
- a CDS encoding tetratricopeptide repeat protein; translation: MALQRICQLLLVVSVAALPACATTDSGSSSSWPWPDTPYSETKPGYGSSQAPVQESQRQSASADTQRALQPRELAARSQVGQSLLVQAREQRVMGAYVDAAATLERAIGIDAQDPVLWWELARVRLEQNRLNDAENLSQRALEYAWPEDPIYAACWELIAQARELRGDQRGASQAREQARSRS